The following coding sequences are from one Lolium rigidum isolate FL_2022 chromosome 6, APGP_CSIRO_Lrig_0.1, whole genome shotgun sequence window:
- the LOC124666831 gene encoding uncharacterized protein LOC124666831, which yields MVRSSRARNVPARRRRLSSSKGRSCYWKTKQIGEQTDLPSACEKREWKGATCPVCLEHPHDAVLLLCTAHHKGCRPYMCGTNYHHSNCLEHFKEAYAKEKLALGVSTESALSLPADKQPSTMELACPLCRGEVKGWTVVEPARQYLNRKKRACVHDGCSFVGSYKELCKHVNSKHPSAKAREVDPALASEWKKFECERERQDAISTIRASNPGAVIMGDYVLELNGGSNNTMFADGDEFELDERLGFFTSLDRTLNERIDFYESSEGSLDESIDFLASLFSHSRRVASGDSHSRAHRRHRERPRRNFSTNAVGSSDIQQESVSTQRVQRIGAARAPGRAPRRHHSMVTHVRPTRENLD from the coding sequence ATGGTGAGATCTTCAAGAGCCCGAAACGTCCCAGCTCGTCGACGTAGGTTATCTTCATCTAAGGGACGTTCCTGCTATTGGAAGACAAAACAAATAGGCGAACAGACTGATTTGCCGTCGGCCTGTGAGAAAAGAGAATGGAAAGGTGCTACTTGCCCAGTGTGCTTGGAGCATCCACATGATGCCGTCCTCCTCCTCTGTACTGCTCACCACAAGGGTTGCCGACCATATATGTGTGGCACCAACTACCATCACTCTAACTGTCTTGAGCACTTCAAAGAAGCTTATGCGAAAGAGAAATTAGCCCTTGGTGTTTCTACCGAGTCTGCACTTAGCCTTCCCGCAGACAAGCAGCCATCTACAATGGAACTTGCATGCCCTCTGTGCCGTGGGGAGGTCAAAGGATGGACTGTCGTTGAACCAGCCCGTCAGTATCTCAACCGCAAGAAGAGAGCATGTGTGCATGATGGCTGCTCATTCGTTGGTTCATATAAAGAACTTTGCAAGCATGTGAACTCCAAGCACCCTTCAGCAAAAGCTCGTGAAGTTGATCCTGCACTTGCAAGCGAGTGGAAGAAGTTTGAATGTGAAAGAGAGCGCCAGGATGCAATCAGCACTATCAGGGCTTCCAACCCAGGAGCTGTGATTATGGGGGATTATGTCCTTGAATTGAATGGCGGCAGCAACAACACTATGTTTGCTGATGGGGATGAATTTGAGTTGGATGAGAGACTCGGTTTCTTCACGTCTCTCGATCGCACTCTGAATGAGAGGATTGACTTCTATGAGTCCTCAGAGGGTAGTTTGGATGAGAGCATTGACTTCCTGGCATCCTTATTTAGCCATAGCAGGCGAGTCGCAAGTGGAGACTCACACAGCAGGGCTCACAGAAGGCACAGGGAGAGACCTAGGCGTAATTTCTCAACTAATGCAGTTGGTTCTTCTGATATTCAGCAAGAATCAGTTAGCACTCAAAGGGTACAGCGAATTGGTGCTGCTCGAGCCCCTGGGAGAGCTCCACGGCGGCACCATTCTATGGTGACTCATGTACGGCCAACACGTGAGAACTTAGATTAA